The nucleotide window GAGAGTTCCCCAGTATTAACAAAAGTGCTTAACTCAGGGACAGAAATCGGTGCTTCTAAAACCGAATATTTGAGAATAATGGTTTCGGCGGCTGAGGCATTAGGAGCAAGAATCATCAAAAAACTAGCTACAAAAGAGCCTAACCAGAAGCGAGAAGAATTCACCCTTTTAGAAATATTCATATTAATCCTTTTAAAAATCAAGAATATACTGAGCAGTTAGTTGAGGACATTCCAAATGAGGAACATGACCACAATTTTTCAGCCAAATTAACTGACTATTCGGTATTAAAGTAGAAAATAATTTGGCATCTTGAGTTCCTAAAATTTGGTCATTTTCACCCCATAAAATTAAAGTAGGCTGAATAAGTTGGGCAAGTTGTGCCACAAAAGAACCATAACCCCCACTTTTAGTAAAAGAAATCAAGGCTTGATTCCAACCTTGACACTTTAAGTGTAGCGCGGCGCAAAGTTGAGCATCAACACTAGCAAAACTTTTATCATAATAAGCCGTCCGACTAATATTTTGCCGTACCCAAGCATTACTCAAAAAAGCGGTAGAAAAAGTATCCAAAGGAGGAAACATAAATTTACCAATAGCCGGAGGTTTGACCACACCAGCACTATCAATGAGTATCAATTTAGTCACCGTTTCAGGATAAGTGAGGGCAAAATCAATGGCGGTTGCTCCTCCCATAGAAGCACCCACTAAAATCACCGGTTGCTCAATTAAAGTTTTCCAGAAATAGTAGAGATGGGTTTTAATCGCTTCAGGAGAAAAAGACAATCCAGATAAGCGCTCTGTAAAGCCAAACCCTAATAAATCAACCGCCCAAGTTTCCTGTTTTTCGGCTAAAAGGGGCAAAAGACGACGAAATTCAAAAACTGAACTATCAAATCCATGAAGCAACAGAATAGGGGTTTCTCCCTTACCCTGTTGAACATAAGTCGTGACAATAGGTTGAGAAGATAGAGGGGTAACAATTGGCTGAGATTGAATCTGTTGAGCTAGAGTAATTGAGGATGATTCGCTTAAGTTTTTAGCTTCCGGTGGCAGAAAAGACATAACTGTAAAACAAAGGGACAAAATTAACTATAGATAATCTCTTAGTCATTGACAAAAATTACTTGTCTTCTGCCTTACATAAAATTACTCTGACTCCTGCTCATCGACAGACTTAGATTTTGCCGGCTTAATCACGACTGGTTTAGGTTTAGGTTTATCTTTGGCACTTGAGGACGGACTACTTGGGGTTTGAGGACTCCCAAAATCGGGAGGACTCTTTCTTTGAAAGTTTTTTGGTTCAGGACTTCCCCCCTCTGGTTGAGCCGGTTTAACGGGTTTTTTGTATCGAGGAATCGCTTGACTAGGGGGTTCGAGGTCTTCTACCCAGCCAAAACATTCCCGAGAGGGGATAAACTTATATCGAGCTTGGATAAACCATCTCGGCGGTAATTGATCTTTAGGAATTTTAGGGTTAAATCGAAAAGGACGAATATCTTCTTCTGTCCGTCGCATTAAAACGGGCAGATGAGTCGCCTTAAACTTTTCGGTAGGATCAACCGCATTAGCGTTACGATAGACCGAAATAACAGGGGTTTTAAACTGGGGTAAAAACTGCCAGATTCCCTTAAAAATAAACATCCCCGGTTCACTTTCTTGTTCTTGGAAGGGGTCTGATGACCAAGCTACCACTTGAAATGAAATAATCACCGGCTGGCGAGGAATAATCAAAATTTTAGGATAGACTTTTAAATACAGGGGTATATCCGGAGAATTTTCAAACTGTTTTAGCCATGCTCTGTATCGATGACGAAGGATAAACAGTTTATAGTCTTGCCGCCCTAGTGCAATGTAGAACTGTCCTTCTTCATTTCTGATCACTTTTCCATAGATAGTACCAATCGCTTGAAAAAAAACAGGTTGCTCATCTTCTGTTTCAAGCAATTCTTCCAGGTCATCTGAAACAGTCTCTATTGGGTCTGCTTCATGACTCTGTTGAGATTCAACTGGGTTGTCTGGTTCAATAGGGGTTTGATTTTTAGTCTGTTTACGGACACTAGGCATTTTAGCAAGAGGGAAGAAGTTCAACTTAATTCATCCTAACAGGTAGTAGTTTCATGGACAAATAACCTCCATTCTACTTTTATCTGTTAATATCATGGATGTCTTCCTCTCATTATAGGTTGTTCCCTCTCTAGGTCAGTATCTTTTGGGTAATAGGAAATTTTGTAACACCCTATACAAGAAAGCACAAAGCCCCTATCTATGGGAAGAGTGTGGCTCAATTAGAGTTAATCCCTTTGATAATTACAATTTTCGTTGTGTAAAGGGAACGGGGAACAGGGAACAGGTAACAGGCAACAGGCAACAAGCAACAGGGAATAGGGAACAGGTAACAGGCAACAGGCAACCGTAAAAATTGTAGTTTACTCACAGACAACTATAACGATATTCTTTCTCCTCAGTCGGTTGTCTTTAACCAAACCTTTGATTACTTCCTATATACTGTTTGTTTAGATAAATTAAAAGAAAACCTGGGATTATGGCTTGTAAAATTATGTTTTTTGATTATAATAAACATAAAAACTATAATATGGCTCTTTTTGTCCATTAAAAAGGGGGAAAATCACAGAAGAATTCTGAGAATAATATCTATTGAAAATCATCAATGATCAACTTCCCTTCATAAGAGAAACACAGTGAGGAGTTTTTTTCAATGACCATCAATCCAATGAGCTATGATAGTGGGAAAGATCGCTACATTCCCCAGACTAAAAAACGAGTTTTATGTATCTTCCCTAAATATAGTCGTTCTTTTGGAACGTTTCATCATGCCTATCCTTTGATGAGAGGGGTAAAAGCGTTTATGCCTCCTCAAGGGATTTTAGTGGTTGCCGCTTATCTCCCACAGCAGTGGGAAGTGCGTTTTATCGATGAAAATATTGCTGAAGCTAAAATAAAAGATTATCGTTGGGCCGATGTGGTCATCGTCAGTGGAATGCACATTCAACGCCCCCAAATTAATAAAATTAATGACCTCGCCCATCGAGAAAATAAATTAACCGTTGTCGGAGGCCCTTCGGTTTCGGCCTGTCCAGAATATTATCCTGATTTTGATATCATTCAAATTGGGGAATTAGGGGATGGAACAGATCAGATGATCGAATATATCGATCGCTATTGTCAACGCCCCGAAAAACAAATCTGCTTTGAAACGAAAGACCGATTACCCCTAGCTCAATTTCCTATTCCTGCCTATCATTTAATCAACCTAGAGCAATATTTTATCGGTAGCGTTCAATTTTCCAGTGGATGTCCTTATCAATGTGAATTTTGTGATATTCCTGCCTTATATGGACGTAACCCCCGATTAAAAACCCCAGAACAGGTTTTAAGGGAACTCGATGCCATGATGGCCTCCGGCAATCCAGGGGCAGTGTATTTTGTCGATGATAACTTTGTCGGGAATCGTCGCGCCCTTAGCGAATTACTCCCCCATCTGATTGAGTGGCAAAAACGCAATGGTTATCCGGTTCAATTTGCCTGTGAAGCGACTTTAAATTTAGCCCAAAGTCCGGCTATATTGGAGATGATGCGAGAGGCGTATTTTGGGACGGTGTTTTGTGGGATAGAAACCCCAGAACCGGAAGCGTTACAGGCTATCTCTAAACAGCAAAACCTCAGTATGCCCATCTTAGAGGCGATAAAAATTTTAAATAGCTACGGATTAGAAGTGGTTTCCGGGATTATTATTGGCTTTGATACGGATACTTTAGAGACGGGGAATCGAATTTTAGAGTTTATTCGGCTGTCGAATATTCCCGTATTAACCATTAATTTACTCTATGCGTTACCGAAAACTCCTCTATGGGAACGGTTAAAACAAGAAGGACGCTTAAACTTTGACGAGACGAGAGAATCTAATATCGAGTTTTTAATGCCTTATGAGGAAGTTTTGGGGATGTGGCGCAATTGTATCGCTACTGCCTACGACCCTGACTTTCTCTATGAACGATTTGTTTATAATATTAAATATACTTACCCTAATCGGATTAAAGTTCCTAATAGTCCTGCCCGGACTTCTGGGTCAAACATTCGCAAAGGGTTAACGATACTCATTAATCTACTCATCCGAGTGGGACTATTTAGCCACTACCGTCAAACCTTCTGGAAAATGGCCTTACCCGCCCTTAAATCAGGCGATATAGAATCTCTCCTCGGTGTGGGGTTAGTCAGTCATCATTTAATTAAATTTGCAGCCGAATGTACCCAAGGTCATGAGTCAGCCTCGTTTTACTCTCAGAAAGTGCCCACTCTTCAGTTAGCAGATTCTTAATTAAAGGGCAGGAGGCAGAGGGCAGGAGGCAGGGGAAGATTGCTAATAAGTAGTTAAATTTATCCCCATTTCCCCATTCCCTTTCTCAATTATTACAGAAAGATTAGAATTCATTTTGGCATTCTTTGTATACTCTTATGCTAATTACAATCGAAGTAGGAGCATTTTAGGAATTATCTAATGGTACAAGTCTCCCCGAAATCAGAAACCACAACAACTCAACCCGAACTAGCAACAGCCTTTCTCGATGTCAAAGGGATGAA belongs to Gloeothece citriformis PCC 7424 and includes:
- a CDS encoding B12-binding domain-containing radical SAM protein, whose translation is MTINPMSYDSGKDRYIPQTKKRVLCIFPKYSRSFGTFHHAYPLMRGVKAFMPPQGILVVAAYLPQQWEVRFIDENIAEAKIKDYRWADVVIVSGMHIQRPQINKINDLAHRENKLTVVGGPSVSACPEYYPDFDIIQIGELGDGTDQMIEYIDRYCQRPEKQICFETKDRLPLAQFPIPAYHLINLEQYFIGSVQFSSGCPYQCEFCDIPALYGRNPRLKTPEQVLRELDAMMASGNPGAVYFVDDNFVGNRRALSELLPHLIEWQKRNGYPVQFACEATLNLAQSPAILEMMREAYFGTVFCGIETPEPEALQAISKQQNLSMPILEAIKILNSYGLEVVSGIIIGFDTDTLETGNRILEFIRLSNIPVLTINLLYALPKTPLWERLKQEGRLNFDETRESNIEFLMPYEEVLGMWRNCIATAYDPDFLYERFVYNIKYTYPNRIKVPNSPARTSGSNIRKGLTILINLLIRVGLFSHYRQTFWKMALPALKSGDIESLLGVGLVSHHLIKFAAECTQGHESASFYSQKVPTLQLADS
- a CDS encoding alpha/beta fold hydrolase; protein product: MSFLPPEAKNLSESSSITLAQQIQSQPIVTPLSSQPIVTTYVQQGKGETPILLLHGFDSSVFEFRRLLPLLAEKQETWAVDLLGFGFTERLSGLSFSPEAIKTHLYYFWKTLIEQPVILVGASMGGATAIDFALTYPETVTKLILIDSAGVVKPPAIGKFMFPPLDTFSTAFLSNAWVRQNISRTAYYDKSFASVDAQLCAALHLKCQGWNQALISFTKSGGYGSFVAQLAQLIQPTLILWGENDQILGTQDAKLFSTLIPNSQLIWLKNCGHVPHLECPQLTAQYILDF